One Chaetodon trifascialis isolate fChaTrf1 chromosome 13, fChaTrf1.hap1, whole genome shotgun sequence DNA segment encodes these proteins:
- the elovl5 gene encoding very long chain fatty acid elongase 5, with protein METFNHKLNTYIESWMGPRDQRVQGWLLLDNYPPTFALTVIYLLIVWMGPKYMKHRQPYSCRGLLVLYNLGLTLLSFYMFYELVTAVWHGGYNFYCQDTRSAQEADNKIINVLWWYYFSKLIEFMDTFFFILRKNNHQVTFLHIYHHASMLNIWWFVMNWVPCGHSYFGASLNSFIHVVMYSYYGLSAIPAMRPYLWWKKYITQLQLLQFFMTMSQTICAVVWPCGFPMGWLYFQIGYMVTLIFLFSNFYIQTYKKHSSSLRKEHQNGSPATTNGHANGTPSMERTAHKKLRVD; from the exons ATGGAGACCTTCAATCATAAACTGAACACTTATATAGAGTCATGGATGGGTCCAAGAG ATCAGCGGGTACAGGGATGGCTACTGCTGGACAACTACCCACCAACCTTTGCACTCACAGTCATATACCTTCTGATCGTATGGATGGGGCCCAAGTACATGAAACACAGGCAGCCGTACTCCTGCAGAGGCCTCCTGGTGCTCTACAATCTGGGCCTCACACTCTTGTCCTTCTACATGTTCTATGAG CTTGTTACTGCTGTGTGGCATGGTGGCTACAACTTCTACTGCCAGGACACTCGGAGTGCACAGGAAGCGGATAATAAG ATCATAAATGTCCTGTGGTGGTACTACTTTTCCAAGCTCATTGAGTTCATGGACACCTTTTTCTTCATTCTACGGAAGAATAATCACCAGGTCACCTTCCTTCACATCTACCACCACGCTAGCATGCTGAATATCTGGTGGTTCGTTATGAACTGGGTACCTTGTGGCCATT cgTACTTTGGTGCTTCCCTTAACAGCTTCATCCACGTTGTGATGTATTCTTACTACGGCCTCTCAGCCATCCCAGCCATGCGGCCATACCTTTGGTGGAAGAAGTACATTACACAGTTACAGCTG CTCCAGTTCTTTATGACCATGTCCCAGACAATATGTGCTGTCGTATGGCCATGTGGCTTCCCCATGGGATGGCTGTACTTCCAAATAGGTTACATGGTCACGCTCATTTTCCTGTTCTCAAACTTCTACATTCAG ACTTACAAGAAGCACAGTTCTTCTCTAAGGAAGGAGCACCAGAACGGCTCTCCTGCAACAACAAACGGGCATGCAAATGGAACGCCGTCTATGGAGCGCACTGCACACAAGAAACTGAGGGTGGATTGA